GTTCTATGAATTTGACTGCTCTGTTGAATTTGATGGATTCATTCAGCGAATAGACCAACGCTCCAAGTGAACATAACGAGATTGATATCGGTATCGAGGTATCATAACATGATGGTTTTGTCCATCATATGCATGCTAGAATTCAGAGAGCCTCCCAATGACTGAGCATGTCATATGATCGTGAAAAAAGCAGACAGTGAATGGGAAGTGTAGAAGATAAGGATATTGGCTCTGGACTCGAGTTCTTGTCGCTGGCCAGCTTCAAGAGAGCGTCGAGTGATGCGAAGAAAAGGTGTTATCGGCCGTGGTGCAAATGCTAaaagatataatattaaaGGAGTAAGCAAACGAGGAAAAGACGAAAAGCGGAGATGATCGATGGCCGGCATCACCTCGCCAACCGCTTCCTCATCACCTCCTCCTGATTCTCCCTCATCCAAGGATACCAGACGCCCATCCACTCAACGACGCCAAACTGGGGCTTTCCCCCGTAGCCCGACGCCGAATCCGATGAAGGATGAGACAGAGCATGAGGCGCTTGACCAGAGACGAACTCGCCATCGCGCATGCGCCGCTGCTCCCTCAGCGTCGGAcacttcttctccttgataaAGCGGTAGAATTTACATTGGATCCCCTGGAACCCTTTCCGCGGGCGCTCTGGGAACTGCCGGTTAAAGGACTCGCGGACTTCCTTCCACTCCTGGCCAAGGTCAACGCGCTGGTACCAGATGAAGtacatttcttcttcttcatacTTGGGGCGCGGTTGGCGGCGGCCTTCGCGGCCTCCTCCACTACCTGAGACCGAGGTGCCGTTGCTGTGGGAGTGGTGGCTGTGGTGGCCGTTCGAGCTGGAGGTGCTGCTGGAGACTGAAGAGTAGCGGTCTCGGGAGTATGGTTCTGGCGATGAGTTTGTTGAATGGTGGTATGAGGCGTATGGGTCACGATGATCCTGGATCTGACTGTGACTATGTTGGTAAGGGTTGtaatggtgatgatgattgcgatgatggtgttgattTTCAGAGCCGTGGAAATAGTGCGTTGGGCTCCGTGGATAGTAGGGTGGATATTGTGAGTGTGGTGTTAGAGGCCCAGAGCCAGCGCCATAGTGCATGCTCGGAAGTGAAATCGAGCCTGCTTTTTCTGCCTCCCCTTGTGGGTTGAGCAGGGAGTCAATAGCCATGCTGCGgcttggacgaggagagagTTCAGTCATATTGCTCggaaatcaatcaatcaatcaatgTTGCGTGCTGATGGGAGGTGTCAAATCCAGTGATGGGAAGCAGAACGGACGGGGAAAACGGGAGGAGGCGCGCTTAAGAGGCTCGCATCAGAAAACACCAACAGGCAGAGTCGATCCGGTTGGGGGTTTTGACGAGTTTAGGAGTCACAGTATCCATGCACCGTACCAAATCCCTGGAACTGCCTGGCCTGTCACAAACTGCGCTGAGAACCGCCCCTGTTCGCGTTTAGCGAATATCGTCCAAGCCAGATGCGCTGTGCTGCGGAGCGTCTGCGGCAACAGACAGGATAGGAAAGCGTGCTTTTGGTTGATGAGCGTAGGTGCGTTGAAGTCGAAAACGGGGTGAGTgagatgatgagaacgagAAATAAGGCAGAGGCACACATAAATGCACTGTACCTCGTACTAGAGTTTCTCTCCCAGAGTACCAATGATAGAATGACAGAGCTCAG
This sequence is a window from Aspergillus nidulans FGSC A4 chromosome IV. Protein-coding genes within it:
- a CDS encoding uncharacterized protein (transcript_id=CADANIAT00000575) — protein: MTELSPRPSRSMAIDSLLNPQGEAEKAGSISLPSMHYGAGSGPLTPHSQYPPYYPRSPTHYFHGSENQHHHRNHHHHYNPYQHSHSQIQDHRDPYASYHHSTNSSPEPYSRDRYSSVSSSTSSSNGHHSHHSHSNGTSVSGSGGGREGRRQPRPKYEEEEMYFIWYQRVDLGQEWKEVRESFNRQFPERPRKGFQGIQCKFYRFIKEKKCPTLREQRRMRDGEFVSGQAPHALSHPSSDSASGYGGKPQFGVVEWMGVWYPWMRENQEEVMRKRLAR